A segment of the Prochlorococcus marinus str. MIT 9215 genome:
TAATAATGGGTTTAAATTTATTAGGAATTCTAAAGTTTCAGTTTCCGAATGGTCCTGACCTTAAAATATTAGAGGACAAAATACCATCCCTAATAGCACCTTTTACAATAGGAACTACTTTTGGACTAGCCTCTTCCCCTTGCATCACTCCAGTTTTAGCAACTCTTCTGGCTTGGGTATCGCAAGCTAAAAACCCGATAATATCAATTATTTTTTTATTTTTCTTCGGAATAGGCCAAGTAACTCCACTAATCATTGCAGGAGCTACGGCAGAAAACTTAAAAAAATTTTTAGAACTTAGAAAATATAGTCAAATAATTCCTACCTTAAGTGGGATATTTTTAGTTGCCCTAGGATTATTAAATTTATTTTCAAATTGGATTTAAATGATTATTTTTAAGAATCTAATTTTAAAAATATCAAGTTTAAGATTCGCCATATCACTGATAATCTTCATAGCTATTACAAGTGGCATTGGTACCTTCATACCTCAAGGTAGTGACAATAAATTCTATGTTGATAATTACAACAGTGCTCCAATTTTTGGTTTTTTAGATGGAGAAAAAGTCTTAAAACTTCAATTGGATCACGTATATACAAGCTTTTGGTTTTTATTTACATTAATTCTTCTTTGCATTTCCCTAGCTGCTTGTAGTTTCAGAAGACAAATTCCTTCATTAAAAGCTTCATTAAAATGGATTGAATACAAGAGCGAAAAAAAATTTAGCAAACTGCAATTAAATACAAGTCACCCAATCAATCAAGATGGAGACCATATATCAAAAGTAGATTTATTACTTAAAAAAAGAGGATGGAAAACATACAAATTTAAAAGTCATATTTCTGCAAGAAGGGGTTTAATTGGAAAAATCGGTCCTTTAGTTGTACATATTGGGTTAATAATCTTACTTATAGGTTCAGCATATGGAAGTTTTACAAGTCAATCAAAAGAACAATATTTACTGCCTGGAGAAAGTTTAGATCTCGTTAATGAGAGCACAAATTCAAAAGCAAATGTGAAGTTAGTTGATTTTTCTATAGAACGAGAAAGTGATGGTATACCCAAACAGTTTATTTCAAAGTTAAATTTTTATTCTGAAGATCTTAATTTAAATGAAATAAAAACCGCCAAAGTTAATCATCCAATAAGGTTAAAAGGTTTAACTATTTATCAAGCTGATTGGGCAATATCAACGGTTGTTTTGGAAATAGATAATATCCTTTATCAATTACAATTAAAGGAGATTCCCGAAATCGGCAATCAAGTTTGGGGAGTTTTAGTTGAATTAGGATCAGAAACAAAAAACAATTTCCTTTTAACAATAGACAATGAAAATGGTCCACTTAAAATTTCCAATATAGAAAATTTTTCCGGGGAAAATCTCTATCTCAATGACGATCCTTTAGAAGTTAATTCTTCAAAAGTATCTCTGAAAAAAGTAATCCCCAGTAGTGGATTAATAATTAAAAATGATCCGTCGATACCATTTATTTATTTTTCTTTTATTTTAATAATTTTTGGAACAATAATAAGTCTTATACCAACTAACCAATTATGGATTCTTGTAAATAAAGAATCACAAAAGTTATCTATTGGAGGTCTTAGCAATAAAAATCTAGTTGGTTTTAAAAAAGAATTTTTTAAATTATCAGAACAAATAAAAAATTTTTAATTTTTTTTCTGTCCACTAAAAATATCTAACTGCATAGAAACATTCCCTCTTGGGTTAAATGAAGCATTTAAATGTATCCAGTGAGGTGAGCCTGCGCTCAATAAATCATCCATAATTCTATTAACGACTTCCTCATGTGATATTTTTATATCTCTAAAATTATTAATATAAAGCTTTAAAGACTTCAACTCGTAGACTCTCAAATTAGGTTGATAAATAATATTTAGCTTTGCAAAATCTGGATAACCAGAAAAGGGGCACTTACATGTAAATTCAGGTAAATCAATAGAAATTTCATAAATTCTTTTTTTATTTGGATTCTCGAAACAAATTATTTTTGATTCCTTAATAATTCTTTCACCATATAGTGGTCTTTGTGTCGAATCATCTAATTTAGCTGTACTCATTTTTAGTAGAACTTATTTACTAAACCTATATAAAACTATATAAAAAGACCAAAATTCGCAAAAATATAAACAAACCTAAGTATTACAATTGACTAAGCAAGAAAGGATTAAATCTTATTTTTGTATCAACCGTAACAATCGTAATGTTGTCCCAAGGGGTTATATGTGTTTAGTTAATTTTAAATTAATGGACATTTGTTTAATAACGATCGATAAAAACTTAAATAAATCCCTTCAACCAAAAAGCGCAATTGGAATGTTATGGCTTCAAACACATTTTGAAAATGAACAATGGGAAGCATTATCAAATAGTACGGTTCTTATTTCTGAAGAAAATTCCACATTGTTAATTGAAGACGCAACGAATGCAGGGCTTAATATTCAATGTTTTTCTGATATTTCAATGTTGGATGTTTTCCAAAAAAACAATTAAGATAAGAACATTCAATCTTTAATCATGAAGAAAATTGAAGCAATCATACGTCCATTTAAGCTGGAGGATGTAAAAATTGCACTAGTAAACTCTGGTATTGTTGGAATGACAGTTAGTGAAGTCAGAGGTTTTGGCAGACAAAAAGGACAAGTTGAAAGATATAGAGGTTCCGAATTTACTGTTGAATTCCTTCAGAAGCTCAAAGTAGAAGTTGTCATAGAAGATGAAAAAGTTAATTCAGTCATAGATGCAATTGCTGAAGCAGCAAAAACCGGGGAGATAGGTGATGGGAAAATATTTATCACATCAATTGATTCTGTTGTGAGAATTAGAACTGGCGACAAAGATGAAGAAGCTCTCTAATTTATAGAGTTTTATTTACTAAATTTCTTATATATTCATGATTAATACTATTGTTTGATTGACTTCCTAAGGTCATCCAAGCAAGATATTCATGATTTCCAGCAGGACCTACTAACGGAGAAGCTATCAAATTCTTTATATTCCATTGGAAATTCTTAGCAGCAAAAATAACAGACTGTATAGCCTCAGTATGGAATTTAGGATTGCGCACAACACCACCTTTGCTGACTTTATCTTTACCAACCTCAAATTGGGGTTTAATTAAAAATATTCCCTCAATACAATCACCTTCTAACAAATTACCAATAGATTTAAAAACTAACTTTAATGAAATAAAAGACAAATCAGCAACCACAAAATTTGGTAATTCATTACTTTTAGATAAAAGATCATTAGGTTTCAAATTTCGAATATTTGTTCGTTCAAAAAGTATGACTTTTGGGTTATTTCTAATCTTCCATGCAGTCTGTCCATAACCAACATCTATCCCATAAACTAACTTTGCGCCGTGTTGCAATAAGCAATCAGTAAATCCTCCAGTAGAGATTCCTGCGTCAATACATATTTTATCTTTCACTTTAATTTCAAGTTTTTTAAATGCCTCTAATAATTTTTCGCCACCCCTTGATACAAACATAGGTTCGGAATCAATAAAAAATTCAGATCCAATTAATACTTGTTGTCCAGGTTTATCAAATACTTTTCCATTGATATCTCTAACCTTGCCCGCAAGAATTAAACCTTGGGCTTTTTGACGAGTTTCACATAAACCTTTATTTAGAAGATAAAGGTCTAATCTACTTTTTTTAATCATCTATTAATCAATAAAAAAAGACTGAATAATGAACTTCTACAGGATTAAGATCCAAATTCTTTAATACCTTCCAATTTTAAATTAGAACTAAAAAATTACCCATTATTAAAGAAAGGAATAAATGCAAAAATTTTTCTATTTAAGCTTTCATTATTAGCCAGAAAAATGTTACATAAGAAAATAATATTCAGGTAAATATGTTCAATGGCAAGCACATCTTTAAGGTATAGGGCAATAATTCGATTTTGGTTATAAAGTTTAAATTGATAATTAATAAAAATTGTGATCGAGCGTTACACATTACCCGAAATGGGGAAAATTTGGACTGAAAGCGCAAAATTCCAGAGTTGGCTTAAGGTTGAAATAGCTGCATGTGAAGCAAATTTTTCCCTCAGGAAAATTCCTGAGAATGCCATGAAAGAGATACGTTCAAATGCAAAGTTTGATGAATCTAGAATTTCAGAAATTGAGAAGGAAGTTAAACATGATGTCATAGCATTTCTTACAAGCGTTAATGAATTTGTAGGGGATTCCGGAAGATACATACATGTTGGTATGACTAGTAGTGATGTACTTGATACTGGCTTATCTCTTCAGTTAAGAGATTCTTGCGAATTGTTATTAGAAGAAATTGAGAATCTAGAAAATGAAGTCAGATTATTAGCAAAGAAGCATAAAAATACATTAATGATAGGCAGATCTCATGCAATTCATGGAGAGCCAATTTCATTCGGTTTTAAACTTGCTGGATGGTTAGCAGAAATAATAAGAAACAAAAAAAGATTGTCAATACTAAAAGAATCTGTAGCAATTGGACAAATAAGTGGTGCAATGGGAACTTACGCCAATACAAATCCCAAAGTTGAACAAATAACTTGTGATTTACTCGGCTTAAAACCAGATACCGCAAGTACGCAGGTTATATCGAGAGATAGGCATGCAGAATATGTGCAAACTATTGCACTAGTTGGTGCCTCTCTAGATAGATTCGCAACTGAAATAAGAAATTTACAAAGAACAGATGTTTTAGAAGTTGAGGAAGGATTTACAAAAGGGCAAAAAGGAAGTTCTGCCATGCCTCATAAAAGAAATCCTATTCGAAGTGAAAGAGTAAGCGGTTTAGCAAGAATTTTAAGAAGTTACGTCTTAACAGCACTGGAAAATGTTCCACTTTGGCACGAAAGAGATATAAGCCATAGTTCAAATGAACGTATCATGTTACCTGACGTATCAATCTGTTTGCATTTTATGCTTAGGGAAATGAAAGATATAGTAAGCAATTTGGAAGTTTATCCAAAAAATATGCTCAAAAATTTAAATATATATGGTGGTGTAATCTTTAGTCAGAAAGTTTTACTTTTGCTTGTAGAGAAAGGGGTATCTAGAGAAAAAGCTTATAGCTTAGTGCAAAAAAATGCGCATCAGGCATGGAATACTGAAAATGGTAATTTCAAAAAAAATATAGAGAGAGATAATGAAATAATGGATTTAATTGATCAAAGTGACTTAGAAGAATGTTTTAATCCTTCAATTCATCTCAATAATTTAAGTGTAATATGGGAGAAGTTAGGTATCTAGGATTACTGAAAACCTTATCTAAGTTAAATCAGTGTTTTCAGAGGAATAATGACAAAAAACTTTAGGATTGAAAAAGATAGTATGGGAACAATAGAGGTTCCCATTGAAGCTTTGTGGGGCGCTCAAACACAAAGATCGATAATAAATTTTTCTATTGGAGAAGAATTAATTCCAATTGAGTTAATTTATGCACTCACCCTCATAAAAAAAGCTGCTTCAATTGCGAATTTCAATTTAGGATTAATGGATAAAAGAAAAAAAGATTTGATTGTGGAGGCATGTACAGAAATACTTGATGGGCTTCATGATTCACAGTTTCCCTTAAAGGTTTGGCAAACAGGTAGTGGTACACAAACAAATATGAATGTTAATGAGGTAATTTCAAATATTGCAGCATTAAAAACAAATTCAGAGCTTGGTAGTCATCAACCAATTCATCCGAATGATGATGTTAATAAATCTCAGTCAACTAATGATACTTTTCCTGCTGCTATTCAAATATCAGTTGTTAATGAAATAATCAAAAATTTAGTTCCTACAATAAAAGAACTTACTAAGATCCTTGATAAAAAAAGTGAACAATGGAAAGACCTTATAAAGATAGGAAGAACCCATTTTCAAGATGCAGTCCCCCTTACTTTTGGGCAAGAAATATCAGGGTGGTCAGAGCAACTTAAAGATGCTGAGAATGCAATAATTATAAGTCTGAATGAATTGTATTTCTTACCTCTGGGAGGAACTGCAGTTGGAACAGGGATTAATTGTCCAAAAGGATTTTGTGAAGAGTCTATAAAATCTATTTCCGATGATACCAATCTAATGTTCTATAAATCAAAAAATAATTTTTCTATCATGGCCTCTCATGATCGTCTAGCTCAAGTAATGAGTCAGTTAAAAATATTAGCAGGTGCATTATTTAAAATTTCAAATGATATAAAAATTCTATCTTCTGGTCCAAGATCAGGAATATATGAACTAATTATTCCTCAAAATGAACCTGGAAGTTCTATCATGCCGGGTAAAGTGAATCCAACTCAATGCGAAGCCTTATCAATGGTTTGCACTCAGATCATGGGTCTTGAATATGCAGTTTCAATGGCAAATTCTAGCGGCACTTTACAGATGAATGAATATAAGCCTCTTATTGGGTTTAATATTCTCACAAGTTTAAAATTACTAAAAAATGTGATAGAAAACTTCAGAATAAAATTAGTTGATGGGATGGAACCTAATCAAAAGAAAATGAAGTTAAATTTAGAAAATTCACTAATGCTGGTTACAGCCATAGTGCCAAAAGTTGGTTATGAAAAAGCAGCTGAAATTGCAAACCTTGCCTTCAAAGAATCATTAAATTTAAAAGAGGCAACACTTAAATTAGGTTATTTAAACGAAGATGAATTTGATGAAGTAATGAATATCAATTCAATGATTTGATTAAAAAAATTTAAGTATTATTGTCAATTCTTTTTGTTGCAGGATTAATATCTTCAGAGACTTGTATAAGATCATTAGATTCAGAAACAGGAAAACGATTAATAGCTTTTAATGCTAGCTTTGCTTTGCTTTTTAATTTATTACTAACACCAATACAGTATTGCACTTGAGAAAGAACATCAATTGATCTTCTAATAATCCTCACTACATCACCTTCGTCTAATGAAGTATTAAAAACCAAATCTTTCCATTTTTTTCCTCTTGCCCATTCAGAAATAATTCCAGTTAACTCTGTTTCTAAATAGATAGGGATTTCAATATGAAACTTATTTTGTTGAGAAGCGACTAATTTTCTTAAACCATCTAATTCATTAAAAACATCTATTACCTTTATAGAAGGCTTAAAATTACACCAAAGATTAGGCCTCCTTATATCAACACATATAGCTTGAATAATTGCAGCTAACTCAGGAGGATCTAAATCGTCTAAATAACCACTAACTAAAACCAGACCAATCCATAATTCATTTTCACTTCTTATTGCACCAACGGTTTGTCCAACTTCTGTCAATTCCAAATCACTTAAACAACCGAAATGATTCAAAATTTTAATCAAATCGGTAAAAGTTCTCCAGTTATGATTTTCTTTATCCTCAAGAAGTTTTTTTCTCATATATATTTCTTGTTCAACATCTACAATTCTTTTTCTATATTTCTTTAATTTCTTAGAGTCTCCAAATCTGTGTGCGGGATGATCATTGACTGTTTCTTCTAAATTATTAATTTGTTGCTGTTGAGCCAAAACTTCCATTGTCAGATCATATTGTGGAGTTTGTAAATCATTTTTTTTAGAAACTTCTAAAATTCGATCCGCATAACACTGCGACATATCATCTCCCCTAAATACCTCTCCAGAAAAATACATCTTTGGTACTTCAAGTCCTAAGACATCAATTGCATCCAAATCATTAAAAATACTTACAATGTATGAGGGTTTTATAAGAATAAATAAATTATCAACTGTCAAACACAATAAACTCTTGATTTTTTGGGATTCATATATTTTCTTGCAAATTAATCCTGGAACAATTTTTCTTTTAATTTGAGGAGCTTTGATTGATATTAAGCTTCCATCTTTAATATATGGGAGTGCATTAGTGATCTCTTCTGATAATTTTTCTTCTGCTTGTTTTTCTAAAATTTTTAAGAGTCTTCTCTCTTCTTTAAGACGATTTTTTAACTTTTCGTAGGCATCAAAATCTTGCCATGAAACGTTAGATGTAATTTTTTTTAATTCAATTAAATCCTTATCTAAATTTTCAAGAATTATATTCTCACCAGAAGATTCACCTAAATATAAAAAACTACCAAAACTTCTTTTAATTAATTCTTTAGACTTTTCTAAAGTATAACTTTGTAAAAGATTAAGTACCATTCCATAACTAGGAGTGAATTGACTCTCTAAAGAATTTGGTTTGCTTATAGCCAGTGCACTTGCTTCTTTGGCACCTTCGAATCTTGTTTGTAATGTAACAACATATCCTTGGGTATCTTTTCCTCTTCTTCCGGCTCTTCCTGACATTTGCAAAAATTCACTGCTAAATAATAATCTATGCCCATCTTCTGTCCTTTTTGATAAAGAAGAAATAACAGTCGTTCTTGCGGGCATATTAATTCCTGCAGCAAGAGTTTCAGTTGCAAAAACAACTTTTATCAAACCTTGCTGAAATAATTCCTCAACCAATTCTTTCCATGCAGGCAATAATCCAGCATGGTGAGATGCAATACCTCGTTTTAATGCCTCGCATTGAAATTTATCTTTAATTGCCTCTTGATTATTTTTAAGATAAACATCTAATTTTTTGGATATCATATTCGCTTCTGAATAACTTACTAAAGTTAAGTCTTTTATATTCTCAATAGCCTTGTCACATCCTCTTCTACTAAAAATAAAATAAATAGCTGGCAACATATTTCGCTCAGCTAGTTTAGAGATCACAAAGCCAATCGAGGGAGACTTTGGTTGCATTATCCTGCCAACTTTTCCTCTCATTTTCTGCCCTTTAGGAGCTCTCCAAATCTTACAGTTTGGATGAATTCCATTACCCTTATTATTTAAAAGTGGATGGAGGCCTTTAACACTACAAAAAATAAAATCAAGTGGGACTGGTCTCTTATCGCTATTAATTAGTACTGTGGGCCCATGAACTTTTTCTATCCAATTTTGTAGTTGATCTGCATTGGCTATTGTTGCTGATAAAGCTATTATTTGAGTTCTAGTAGGGCAATGGATGATAGTTTCTTCCCAAACTGTGCCTCTTTGGGGGTCATTCATATAATGGCATTCATCAAGAATCACAGATTCTAAATTCTCTAAGGGATCATCAAATTCATCAAATTCTCCATAAAGCATGTTCCTAAAAATCTCAGTCGTCATAACTAAGATTGGTGCTTCTCTATTTATACTTATATCTCCAGTTAAAAGACCAACTTTATTCTCACCATATTGATTAGCAAAATCTCTAAACTTTTGGTTTGATAGAGCCTTTAAAGGCGTTGTATAAAAAACTCTACTGTCATGAGATAAGCCTCTATATATGGCAAATTCACCTATCAATGTTTTGCCCGAACCTGTAGGTGCCGTTAAAACAACAGAATTTCCGCTATTAATAGCTCGAATTGCTTCTAATTGGAAATCATCTAGTGGAAAGGGGAAATATTCCTCTAAATTAAGCAATAATTGTGATTGAAGAGAGGATGAGTTAACTTCTTAATATATGATCTATATAGATATTAATAAACAAAGAATACCTTGCAAACTTTAATAGTAAATCTAAATCTTTTTAATTAAATCCACGATATTTTATTTTGCCAAAATGAAAAAAATAAAAATTCCAAGAAATAGAATCCGTAAATTAAAAACATTTTCTTTAGGTAAAAAATCATTCGAACTTCTAAGTTTAAATTCTCAAAATAAAAAACTTATAGACTTATGCAGTAATGATTATTTTGGATTAAGTAGAGATAAGGATTTAATAAAAGCTGCTTACGAAATAAGCATGTTAGAAGGTATTGGCTCAGGAAGCTCTAGGTTTATTACAGGTT
Coding sequences within it:
- a CDS encoding cytochrome c biogenesis protein CcdA; the protein is MQNGLNSPGPFTIFLVFSAGLLTSLGPCSLSLLPVTIAYIGGTENNKFKLISFSGGVVFSLVALGAASGFLGKIYGQIPSYYTSFVALVAIIMGLNLLGILKFQFPNGPDLKILEDKIPSLIAPFTIGTTFGLASSPCITPVLATLLAWVSQAKNPIISIIFLFFFGIGQVTPLIIAGATAENLKKFLELRKYSQIIPTLSGIFLVALGLLNLFSNWI
- a CDS encoding cytochrome c biogenesis protein ResB; the protein is MIIFKNLILKISSLRFAISLIIFIAITSGIGTFIPQGSDNKFYVDNYNSAPIFGFLDGEKVLKLQLDHVYTSFWFLFTLILLCISLAACSFRRQIPSLKASLKWIEYKSEKKFSKLQLNTSHPINQDGDHISKVDLLLKKRGWKTYKFKSHISARRGLIGKIGPLVVHIGLIILLIGSAYGSFTSQSKEQYLLPGESLDLVNESTNSKANVKLVDFSIERESDGIPKQFISKLNFYSEDLNLNEIKTAKVNHPIRLKGLTIYQADWAISTVVLEIDNILYQLQLKEIPEIGNQVWGVLVELGSETKNNFLLTIDNENGPLKISNIENFSGENLYLNDDPLEVNSSKVSLKKVIPSSGLIIKNDPSIPFIYFSFILIIFGTIISLIPTNQLWILVNKESQKLSIGGLSNKNLVGFKKEFFKLSEQIKNF
- the queF gene encoding preQ(1) synthase produces the protein MSTAKLDDSTQRPLYGERIIKESKIICFENPNKKRIYEISIDLPEFTCKCPFSGYPDFAKLNIIYQPNLRVYELKSLKLYINNFRDIKISHEEVVNRIMDDLLSAGSPHWIHLNASFNPRGNVSMQLDIFSGQKKN
- a CDS encoding P-II family nitrogen regulator, whose amino-acid sequence is MKKIEAIIRPFKLEDVKIALVNSGIVGMTVSEVRGFGRQKGQVERYRGSEFTVEFLQKLKVEVVIEDEKVNSVIDAIAEAAKTGEIGDGKIFITSIDSVVRIRTGDKDEEAL
- a CDS encoding TlyA family RNA methyltransferase; translated protein: MIKKSRLDLYLLNKGLCETRQKAQGLILAGKVRDINGKVFDKPGQQVLIGSEFFIDSEPMFVSRGGEKLLEAFKKLEIKVKDKICIDAGISTGGFTDCLLQHGAKLVYGIDVGYGQTAWKIRNNPKVILFERTNIRNLKPNDLLSKSNELPNFVVADLSFISLKLVFKSIGNLLEGDCIEGIFLIKPQFEVGKDKVSKGGVVRNPKFHTEAIQSVIFAAKNFQWNIKNLIASPLVGPAGNHEYLAWMTLGSQSNNSINHEYIRNLVNKTL
- the purB gene encoding adenylosuccinate lyase produces the protein MIERYTLPEMGKIWTESAKFQSWLKVEIAACEANFSLRKIPENAMKEIRSNAKFDESRISEIEKEVKHDVIAFLTSVNEFVGDSGRYIHVGMTSSDVLDTGLSLQLRDSCELLLEEIENLENEVRLLAKKHKNTLMIGRSHAIHGEPISFGFKLAGWLAEIIRNKKRLSILKESVAIGQISGAMGTYANTNPKVEQITCDLLGLKPDTASTQVISRDRHAEYVQTIALVGASLDRFATEIRNLQRTDVLEVEEGFTKGQKGSSAMPHKRNPIRSERVSGLARILRSYVLTALENVPLWHERDISHSSNERIMLPDVSICLHFMLREMKDIVSNLEVYPKNMLKNLNIYGGVIFSQKVLLLLVEKGVSREKAYSLVQKNAHQAWNTENGNFKKNIERDNEIMDLIDQSDLEECFNPSIHLNNLSVIWEKLGI
- a CDS encoding class II fumarate hydratase, giving the protein MTKNFRIEKDSMGTIEVPIEALWGAQTQRSIINFSIGEELIPIELIYALTLIKKAASIANFNLGLMDKRKKDLIVEACTEILDGLHDSQFPLKVWQTGSGTQTNMNVNEVISNIAALKTNSELGSHQPIHPNDDVNKSQSTNDTFPAAIQISVVNEIIKNLVPTIKELTKILDKKSEQWKDLIKIGRTHFQDAVPLTFGQEISGWSEQLKDAENAIIISLNELYFLPLGGTAVGTGINCPKGFCEESIKSISDDTNLMFYKSKNNFSIMASHDRLAQVMSQLKILAGALFKISNDIKILSSGPRSGIYELIIPQNEPGSSIMPGKVNPTQCEALSMVCTQIMGLEYAVSMANSSGTLQMNEYKPLIGFNILTSLKLLKNVIENFRIKLVDGMEPNQKKMKLNLENSLMLVTAIVPKVGYEKAAEIANLAFKESLNLKEATLKLGYLNEDEFDEVMNINSMI
- a CDS encoding DEAD/DEAH box helicase, with the protein product MLNLEEYFPFPLDDFQLEAIRAINSGNSVVLTAPTGSGKTLIGEFAIYRGLSHDSRVFYTTPLKALSNQKFRDFANQYGENKVGLLTGDISINREAPILVMTTEIFRNMLYGEFDEFDDPLENLESVILDECHYMNDPQRGTVWEETIIHCPTRTQIIALSATIANADQLQNWIEKVHGPTVLINSDKRPVPLDFIFCSVKGLHPLLNNKGNGIHPNCKIWRAPKGQKMRGKVGRIMQPKSPSIGFVISKLAERNMLPAIYFIFSRRGCDKAIENIKDLTLVSYSEANMISKKLDVYLKNNQEAIKDKFQCEALKRGIASHHAGLLPAWKELVEELFQQGLIKVVFATETLAAGINMPARTTVISSLSKRTEDGHRLLFSSEFLQMSGRAGRRGKDTQGYVVTLQTRFEGAKEASALAISKPNSLESQFTPSYGMVLNLLQSYTLEKSKELIKRSFGSFLYLGESSGENIILENLDKDLIELKKITSNVSWQDFDAYEKLKNRLKEERRLLKILEKQAEEKLSEEITNALPYIKDGSLISIKAPQIKRKIVPGLICKKIYESQKIKSLLCLTVDNLFILIKPSYIVSIFNDLDAIDVLGLEVPKMYFSGEVFRGDDMSQCYADRILEVSKKNDLQTPQYDLTMEVLAQQQQINNLEETVNDHPAHRFGDSKKLKKYRKRIVDVEQEIYMRKKLLEDKENHNWRTFTDLIKILNHFGCLSDLELTEVGQTVGAIRSENELWIGLVLVSGYLDDLDPPELAAIIQAICVDIRRPNLWCNFKPSIKVIDVFNELDGLRKLVASQQNKFHIEIPIYLETELTGIISEWARGKKWKDLVFNTSLDEGDVVRIIRRSIDVLSQVQYCIGVSNKLKSKAKLALKAINRFPVSESNDLIQVSEDINPATKRIDNNT